In the Ricinus communis isolate WT05 ecotype wild-type chromosome 3, ASM1957865v1, whole genome shotgun sequence genome, TTAAGAAAGTTTATGGAGGATATTTCAACGTGTTTGTTGCAGCTTTCGGGGAAGAAGGAGAAAGGTGGGACTCATTTAGGGTTGTTGAAGGAGAGTTTCCCGACATGAATGAGCTTCACAATTATGATGGGTTTGTAGTTAGCGGTAGCCCTTATGATGCCTATGGTAATGACTGTTGGATTATCAGGCTTTGCTTCCTCTTGCAAACTTTAGATTCCATGGAAAAGAAGGTTCTTGGAATTTGCTTTGGCCATCAGGTACTTGTCAATTTCtggtaatttgaaaattttgtcaattatttcttttgttgagAGTCTCAAGTGTTTCTAAGTTGGACCACAAAAGTCTTGgttctaaaattaaagaaatttttttggaAACTTCTGAGTAATTGCGAGTCCTGAAGATGACTCTAGGACCACTGAGCTGAGCCAAAGTTGATGTGCTGCTTTTATTGTGGCAGTATGATATTAGGGTTCATGCAATGAAACCAATTTATAAGCAGATACAAGTATATGTAATTCTTGAAAGTAATGAAACATTATTTTTGGTTCCAGGTTTTGTGCAGGGCATTGGGAGGAAAGGTAGGAAAAGCATCAACAGGATGGGATATTGGGCTGAGGAAAGTGAGAATAGTGAAGGATTTGCCACCCTGTAGCTTCCTTAGTGACTTAAGTGAAATCCCATCTTCtctatcaattataaaatgcCATCAGGATGAGGTTTGGGAAGTTCCATTAGAAGCTGAAGTAATTGCTTTCTCAGATAAAACAGGTGTGGAAATGTTTTCCATTGGAGACCACATTTTGGGTATTCAAGGCCATCCTGAGTACACCAAAGACATTCTTTATAGCCTCATTGATAGACTTCTCGACAGCAACTGTATAGAGGTATTTACACTActtaaatttacaatttacAGATTCTATAACTTTTTCCTGATTCTAAATCTATATTTAACATCAGTCTTTGATATAGtcactaaaatttttttgggtggtaacaattaaataatattaacaatttttctaattttgatttgataatTTGTACAGAAGGATTTTGCTGAGAATGCCAAGTTTGGATTGGAAATAGCTGAACCAGATAGGAAATGCTGGGAGAGCATTTGCAGGAATTTTCTGAAGGGAAGACCAATTAATTAACTTTGGTTACTGTGTAATAATTTGGACTgacccttcttttttttttttttttaaattgttgttcatgaaaatataatatgttGGCGAGGAGCAAAATCTATGGTATAATATAAGAGAAAGGGAAATAAGTGACCGGGTTAAATGAGCCCAAAACCTTGTAATGTATTCCTTAATAAGTTGATATTGTAATGAACAGTAACTTCCTATACATCGCATtcaaaatgatatttataaataaatattttatattttaacattaaataattgacatatattttaaatatttaaaataaataaataaatattattgactATAAATTAGTGCAAgtagatatatatattcaaataagaatttttctataatcaatttaatatcaatatcatactcatttaatatttaatgatttatattattttcctaatatatatattttttatcatcctaggaaaaaaataaaaagaaaaataagaggaaaaagaaaaaaggtcgACTACCAATTAGGTCAAAGTATCTCACTTCAGCAGCCACAGCATATAAAAAAGTCCCCAAGCCACATTTGAAAACCTTTTTAAATGACTTTTAGAGGGGCACAATGATGTATAAACTCAACTGATTTAGAAGAGCTAAAGTGCCAATTTTTCCTCAGAAATTGAAGCCAATTTACAATTAGCtcatatcttaatttttatggaTAATTTACGCAGTAACTTGATAAAAATGTCAATTCATCCCAATCAAATTACTTAGTCAATGCAAAAAgattaaatctaattcttgaacttcatattaaatatcaaattttataaaagtaattttgttatcgaattagaataaaattatttaattttaatataatttattttaattatctaatagaACAATTCAAtaacattttttaattaaaattacatttattattaacGGTGATTcagattttgaaattaaataaactcatatatgaataatatagataaaattaatgtatatacgaataatataaataaagtaaaaaaaggcAACAATTGTCGACcgttttaattttagtaattaataaagtacTTAAGGGAAGGAAGTTCATAaaatgcaaaaaagaaaaattgagacaaacaaatatagataaaattactttaattttattcgaTCCAAAGTGAGCCAtattttggatttaattgaattattttacatattcaAGTGAAGCcaactttattatattttagagtAAATAAGGAACGATTCATATGAACTCTTTGCTTTTATGTAACACAGCAAAGgaaacataaatattatatatcattGCTTTTATGTAACTCTTTGCCTTGTTCAGGTGTTTATGGAACTGAACGAACTATAAAAGTATTTCTATACATATATCAAACATTAGACAACAAAAGAATTTATCTTGTCATGTCCCCTTCCTTTCTACTTTTGTCCTAAATACCAAACACAACCAtgcaaattatttatatacaaaagCAATTCAATTAACAATTTagaaattaagattaaatttaacataaaGAAGTTAAAGTTTTAAtgttcaaaaaaataaaataatacaaatattagCTACtcaatatgaataaaatttcatgtttgagaataacaaagaaaaatagcaTCAGAAATGAAAGGAggattctattttttttcccCCTTTAGTTAGAAGAGAACATTAAAGTGCCTTAAACTGAACACAAAGCTCTGACTTCTTAGTTCTTACATCATATACAAGTTGCAATATATTCTCACAAACTTAAAGTGAATAGGAACATTGCAAATTTCAGAATGTTCTTCTCTCTTCATATCGAATATAAATGTAACCAAGCGACGACTTCTAATAAAGATGAATGAAGAATACATGGCATAAAAAGGCTTTGAAACAAGATGTAGTTATCAACCATTAACAGTGTAGGAGATTTTGCTAATTTCTAATTGGTTTCAATTTTTCAGCACTAACGGCACATGATTATAAGTCTTATACACAATCAACCATTATCGagtggaaaaaagaaaatgaaattataagtGATTCTCTGGAATCCTTATATCATCGATTACAGGGTTTTATTAGTTCACTTTGTACAATAGTTTTAATGGTTAAATAGATAGGATGAATTTAGATAGTGGAGTTGCATGAGATCATATAAGATGACTCAACCAAAATGCCGACAAAGCAAAATATCATCATATTTCACAAGCTCGTAACAGTATAGTATTTTCCAAAAGAAAGTTCTGCAGGGTGTAAAAAGAAGTGAACATTCTCGAGTTATGTCTTACAAGGGTGATTACCCTGGCCTATAAACcagaaaataagataaaataatatcaaagcTTGCAGGGCTCCAGGGTTTTTGGAATCAAAGGTTACGCTGTCTCAAGGAgaatattaacatatataaagcAGGACTAGTGGTTACAAAATAGGAAACGTGAAATATGATTTGTAGCCCATCGGCCAGAAATAAGAAACTGATGTTCCTCAAGAAATTCCTGAAATGGGAGTACACTATTCTCTAGGAAATTCACCATTATTGCTTTACAGGTAATATATACGTTTGTCAGcatcaaaaaagaaatccatACTTTTACAAGTGGTTGAATTGCAATAGCAAGGCATGGCAACATACATACGCATAAACAGAATGTCCCAGTAGCAGCATTCCAGATTTTAAATCTAGAGAGCATCAAGAATCGCATATTCCCTGTAGATTTCCGAGATAGGGTATCAAGTACAGTTCACATCCtacaagaaaatataaattacaaaGTTTGAAATTGATCGCGTGCACATTTCATTTCTTGAGATAAAACATAACCTTTGTTATAGATCAGAGATAAGGCCCCAAATACAtacaataaaatgaaaagaaaaaatagaaatatgaaCAAAAGATTTTATCAACCAAAGGGAACTTAATTGAGTTTCAAGGCTCTCAAACCAACTTTTAAATCTTCCAATTATCGTAATACCCGTAGAGAGGATCTCAGAGTTACAACTTGGTAACACCCTACTTGGGGATATCAATTACAATCACTATTGCAATGTTACACAGCCTATTTTGAAGGAAATTCTAGGAAAACTTGATGTGGCAAAACTTGGAAATGACAAGAAAATTACGTTTCTTTTTAATGAATGTTGACACTTCAATGCTGGTATGACAGTGACTCGAGCGAGACTTGCATAGTTCTACTTCCACTTCGCCCATATTCCGTTATAGCAAAATGTACAACATGACTGACAAGAAATGGATTCCGGTTACGAATCATAGGTTACAATAGCTAAGCAAGCTGTTGATGATCTCCTGCGTTTTGCACCCCAGCAAATATTCAACTTACAAATCTTCCTTTTGGTCCCGAGATAACCATGACAGTTTGGAGCTCCGCAATGACACCTTACCTCTGGTCCAAATTGCACAAATCTGCAAAGCCAAATACATTGCAATTTAAAGCCCCAGCTTGAGCTATAACTTTTACTTCTATCAAGGATTatgataaaagttaaaatacaATTTCCAACATTGCATTGTTGGTCCCAAAAGTAGATGCATGTTATTTGTGCAACATAAATCCAGACCACCAGTACCATGTGACACCAATGCAATGGCAATTGGCACAATGTAATGCCACTTTTGGCAGGAATGATTCTCGCCTCAAACTGCTACTCAACCTACCAAATATATTGCTACTCCAAGTACTGATAGGAAACACCTTAAAGAAACTAGATTGCTCCCATATGCAAAGATGCTTCATTTAGAGATGAAGGGACACAATTTGGAAGTTTTAAATGTAGCATCGTGACCAACTGAAACGCTCAATTTGATTTTGTAAGTGGGCATTTCTTCAGAACCTGGGAAGGTATAAAgtgaaataaacaaaagaaaaagcacaCTGAGTTTGCAAATATGATGGAGTTCCACTAATGAATTATTATCAAAGGAACCCAACACCCTGAAAGACCCGGACAGATGACTTTTAATGGAAACAATTCTAAGCCATcttgaaaaattgaaatattatcgTTTGATAATAAGCTCTGAAGATAACCTTCAGGTTTCCCAAAGtacaaatagaaaatatgtATGTTATACATGCATCATATTTCATAATAGACGCAAGAAAAGCATCCCTTGATACAAAGGCCCAATGGTCATAGACCTAGAGATTAAATTCAGATGTTTAAAGCTGTTAAAATGGTAGTGGGATATTTGTAAGACGGCAAAAGAGAATTTCATATTatgtgctcaaccattggagagagagagagagagacagagagagagaggaataTTTTGAGATTCAGatcttttatcctttttttttctgtaacttttttttaaacgaaagaaaaatcattattaTCTAAGCATCTATTTAGCAAATATATCACAAAATGGTTCATTGGGCCAAAGAAAAGATAATCTGTTCAAAGGcataaaaataagtacaaCTTGCATACTAAACTAGCATTTAGTTCCATACTAATTAAAGTGGAGAAGATGGATCCTCTTATTGTACTATTATGTTCAGGGCCAAACTTTCTGTGAGTAGCAGTGATACTAAATCAAAATAACATAGAGCATGAAATCAGAAAATGTATACCAGACCATGCCAGATATAGGGTAAGAAGGCAAAGAGCTACATGCGTCTTAATGTTCAAAAGATCAGTTACTTGCTTTCTCCAGATACTAGACTAAATAATACACTAAAGAGTTTATGATGGATAAATTGTATTGGAAACCGATCCCTCTAAAGAGCAGTGATAGTAAATAACTAATTGCTGCACTCTAAAGTGATGCCTTATAGATAACCATTGACTTTAATGATTTCAACTACGAAAAAAGATAACATCACAGACTGTATAAATACATAATGTTGTGTACCTGTAATCGTATGTCAATGGTTCCCCAACTTTAATTGACCGAGCAGCAAACACACCTACTCGTGTCTCTCCCTCTACCTGCCTAAAGAAAACCAGAACCAAATGGTTAAAAGTTGAAACCATTGGCTGAGTGAAAGAGTTTCATTAACTGGTGAATCCTTGGGAGTCAAAGGAACCACACccattcaaaaagaaaagctggTTAGTTCACAATACTTAAGGATGGGGGTATTAACAACAATCTCCATTCAAATAGAATGTATAaggtatttttaatatattcaacCGGTAACATAATATATTCCAAATATCAAGGAAAAAGGGGATTTCCTTATAATTTCTAGATGATTGATTGGATAAGAAAAAAGCAGCAATATCAGGGTACTAACCACTTTTCCAGGATGCAGTTTGGATCACAACTATGATTTAGAAAACGAGATGAATTTCCCTTAAAAGTTGCATCAATTGTAAAGTCTTTTCGAATTTCACACATGTAAAAGTTCTGTACACCTTTATATTTCATGTCCCAAAGCCTTTGTTCACAGACTGCATCGTCAATGACTGAAACAGGAAGACAACAGTTGAATCAATACTTAattctgaaaaagaaaaattatagtagCTTTTAATCCAATTagtaaaggaaaaaataatcaCAATGAGGAAGAAGACAAAAAACAGACCGTTCCTTATATGTGCATTAAACGAAAACAAATGCAGTGTAAAGATAGTTggctgaaaaagaaaaaaaataaaaaaaaaaatgataaagagTACTTACATTCTGAGTATAAAGCAATGATTAATGTCATAATTTGGCATACAGGAGTTTGTTGGGTAGGGAGTCACGAGGGCTTTAGCATGTAAGAATTTAGATACAACCACCAtaatctttataatatataaaacaagTCCTGTTCCACGCATTATATTAGTAACGTGATAATCAGACTACAAAT is a window encoding:
- the LOC8265758 gene encoding gamma-glutamyl peptidase 5, producing the protein MDVTSEKRYALLLAARDSDYVKKVYGGYFNVFVAAFGEEGERWDSFRVVEGEFPDMNELHNYDGFVVSGSPYDAYGNDCWIIRLCFLLQTLDSMEKKVLGICFGHQVLCRALGGKVGKASTGWDIGLRKVRIVKDLPPCSFLSDLSEIPSSLSIIKCHQDEVWEVPLEAEVIAFSDKTGVEMFSIGDHILGIQGHPEYTKDILYSLIDRLLDSNCIEKDFAENAKFGLEIAEPDRKCWESICRNFLKGRPIN